The DNA region TCCCATTTACTGCCGCGGCTACATAGGTTGTTTGCAGGAAGTCGAGCAGCGTTCGGTCCGGATTCGATGCGTTACTCACCACCCGGTAAGGCAGAAGATACTCACCAAGCTCTTCGTAATAGAATGCCTCCTTAGGATTTATCTCGGCATTCTTAAACCCCTCCGGTTCGGGATAAGCATAGGCATAGAATGCCGGTTCGCCGTATCCGCTGCCTGACCAGAATCCGGCACTGGATAATTCATGGGAATAACTCTCCTCCATAACCCAGTCCGCACAGTTGGGAATCCCGCCGGGGTGCTTAGGAGCTGTACGCCCGGAGAAGCGGGTCACGGCCAGATCGAAGGCTCCCCAAAAGAAATGTACCGGACTCACTTTGCCACAGAATTTCGATCTGAATCGTATGAAGACCCTGTTTACCTGTGTGAGAGCCATCCAGAAACGATGAATGGCTTCGGCATTATAAGTGATCGTATCCGTATTTTCGGGAAAAGGTGTAATGGGATCGGGGAGTTCCACAGGTTTGGGATAAATACGGGTTTTGATATCCATTTGATCGAGAATGTCCAGCGTCTTATGGTAGAAATCGGAGACTGACAATGAGTTCAGTGGAAAAGAGACACTTTCAATATTTGCCTTCCGAACTATCAGCCGGTGATCCAAAAAGTCGAACTCAATTTCGAAACCGCCTGAAGGATGTGGGATGAACGAGGTAGTTAAGCCGCGTGACGAGACATATAGTGGAACGTGCCAGCTATGGTTGATCCATGGCATATTTTCCAGTCTGATCTTTCCGATAATCTGGGACCAGAGATGTACAGTGTCAAGTGTTTCCT from Halalkalibaculum roseum includes:
- a CDS encoding DUF5996 family protein, whose translation is MKTPGKPNNTSWPELPTPDKWQETLDTVHLWSQIIGKIRLENMPWINHSWHVPLYVSSRGLTTSFIPHPSGGFEIEFDFLDHRLIVRKANIESVSFPLNSLSVSDFYHKTLDILDQMDIKTRIYPKPVELPDPITPFPENTDTITYNAEAIHRFWMALTQVNRVFIRFRSKFCGKVSPVHFFWGAFDLAVTRFSGRTAPKHPGGIPNCADWVMEESYSHELSSAGFWSGSGYGEPAFYAYAYPEPEGFKNAEINPKEAFYYEELGEYLLPYRVVSNASNPDRTLLDFLQTTYVAAAVNGNWDREALETKRIF